The sequence CGATGACGGTCGTCGACCGCGATCAGGGGGTGTCGGGCGGCGACAAGTCATCGCGCATCACGCCCACGGGCGCCTGGCTGAGAGCAAAGCGGCTGGACGAGTTTCCGCAGCTCTGGAACATCCTGAAAGGGGACCTGAGTTTCGTCGGGCCCCGCCCGCCGCTGCGCGAATACGTGGAGAGGTTCCCCGAAATCTACGGCGAGGTTCTGAAATCCCGGCCCGGCGTGACCGGGCTGGCCACCATCCGCTTTCACAAGCACGAGGAGCGGCTGCTGGCCCGGTGCCAGACGGCGGCCGAGACCGACGACGTGTACTGCCGAATCTGTGTGCCGCGAAAAGCGCGACTCGATCTGATCTACCAGCGGAATCAGTCCACCTGTTACGACTTCGATCTGGTTTTCCAGACCATCGGTAACCTCTTCAGACGTCCGGATAGGCCGAAAATCGCCAAAAAATAGGGCGCTGTGCATTTTATGGTGCATTCGATGCGTGTCTGTCGGAATCCGTACTGTGAATCTGGGTGGAGTTGATGTTATAAAACGTCTGTTTTTGAACGAAAATTTTTCGGGGGATGGAAAGGCTGCCACATCTGTCGGCTTGCCCGTGCCCCTATGTCTTGTGAATTCTTTCCACGTGGGTGAGGGCGACTGATTTCATGCTGAACCTGATCAAGTCATTTTCCAAGCGCCAGAAGCGCGGCATCCTTCTTACGCTCGATTCCGTTCTGGTAGTCCTGTCCATCATGTTCGCGATCGTGGCGCAGGCGTTGCCGGGCGGCCTGCTGGAGAACATGATCGCCTACATCCCCGTCCTGCCTTACGTGCTGCTGGTGGGGATCGGCGTGTCCATGTGGCTTGGGGTCTGTTCGATCCAGTTGAACTCTTACGAGACCGCGGCCATCGGCATGACCGGCGTCTTCGCGATGTTTCTCACCATCACCTCGATCGTCGTGTCGAACGTGCTGGGTCTGGGGATGCCGCTGGGCGTCCATCTGGTGTTCGGCGCGGCATTCTTTTCTTCGGTGGTCATCAGCCGGGCGGTGCTGCTTCAACTCGTGCTCGCGATCTACCGACGTTCGACGTCGCGCTGCCGGGTTCTGATTTACGGTGCCGGCACGACCGGAACGCAGCTGGTTTCCGCACTCCGGGGACACGAGAACATCGAGCCGGTGGCCTTCGTCGACGACAATGCCGCGATCCAGGGTCTGAGCGTGGCGCAACTGCCGGTCTACAACCCGCTCCGCATCGCCGATGTCGCCCGCGACAAGAAGATCGACCGGGTGCTTCTGGCCGTTCCATCGCTGAGCCTGCCCAAGCAGGCGCAGATCGCGCGGCGTCTGGAAAAGATGGGGCTCGAGGTGCAGACGCTGCCTTCCTTTGCCCAGCTCATCGGCGAGGAGGCGCTGGTCGACAAGCTGACGCCGCTTTCCGCTCAGCGTTTTCTCAACCGGGCCGAGGTGGACGATACGATAACCGAGACCACGGCGTGCTATACCCAGAAGGTCGTTTTGGTTTCGGGCGCTGGCGGCTCCATCGGCGCCGAACTCTGCCGGCAGGTGCTGGAACGCCGACCGAAGAAGCTGGTGCTGTTCGAGCTCAGCGAATTCGCGCTCTACAACGCGGACATGGAACTGCGCCAACTGTCCGAGAACCGGGAGATCGAGATCGTTCCGGTTCTGGGGTCGATCACCGATGCGCGGCAGGTCCGCAAGGTGATGGCGGACCACGGGGTTCAGATCGTTCTGCACGCAGCCGCGTACAAGCACGTGCCGCTGGTCGAAGCGAATCCCCTGGCGGGACTGGTGAACAATGTCTTCGGCACCCAGACGCTGGCCGAACAGGCCGCCAAGGCCGGGGTGGAGCGGTTCATCCTGATTTCCAGCGACAAGGCCGTGCGGCCGACCAACATCATGGGCGCGTCCAAGCGGCTCGCGGAACTGGTCATTCAGGATATGGCCCGACGCTCCGCGACCAAGGGCGGCGGCACGATCTTTTCCATGGTCCGGTTCGGCAACGTGCTGGGGTCGTCCGGTTCCGTCGTGCCCCTGTTTCAAGACCAGCTGAGCCGGGGCGGCCCGCTGACAGTGACCGACAAGCTGGTGGAGCGGTACTTCATGACCGTTCAGGAGGCGGTAAGGCTGGTGTTGCAGGCGGGGGCGATGGCCCAGGGCGGCGAAGTCTTCGTGCTGGACATGGGCAAGCCCGTATCCATCTACCAGCTCGCGCGGCAGGTCATCGAAAGCGCGGGCTACACCCTCCGGGACGAGGACAATCCTGACGGCGACATCGAGATCGAATTCACTGGTCTGCGCGCGGGCGAGAAGATGGTTGAAGAACTGACCCTCTCTGGCGAGCGGTTCCCCACACAGCATCCCAAGATTTTTTCAACGCGGGAGGAAGGGCTTTCGGAGATCGAGATCGCGTCGGCCACGCGCCGCCTGCGCGAGGCGTTCGTCGCCTCGAACGAGGAAATGGCGCGGGGTGTCGTGATGCGGTGGGTCGAAGGGTATGCCCGTCATGCGCGGGAGCGTAAAACCTCCTGACTCTCTGTCGCAAGAATGCCTCTATCGGGTCGGGGCGGGCCCGCGCCGGGGGTGGGTGGTTGATTTATCGGCCCCGCGTTGGCAGAACCGAAAAAGGTGTCTCAGAAAGAGGACGGCAGCGTGTTTCAGGTAAGCCGAAAAGACAATGTCAGCACTCGGCGCTTGGCGCCGGTGAAAGGCACCTGCATCGCGGCCCTTGCCACGGTCGGCGTGCTTGGCCAGCCCGCACTTGCCGACGATACCTACGACATCTTTGCGATGCCCGACCGCCCGAGCCTGAATTTCTACGGCTCGCCCGGCCTTGTCGATATGCCGACCGCACAGGCGTTGCCGGACGGACAGTTCGCCGTGGGCGTGTCCAGCTTCGGCGGGATCACCCGGACCACGGTGACCTTTCAGGCCACACCGCGCCTGTCGGCGAGCTTTCGATATGTCGGCATCCAGGACTGGAACACCGACGGCTTCGAGACCTACCGCGACCGCAGCTTCGATGTCCGCTACCAGTTGCGCAGGGAAGGGCGGATCTGGCCCTCGCTCACCGTCGGCCTGCAGGACTTCGCGGGGACGGGGATCTACGCGGGCGAATACGTCGTCGCGACCAAGACTTTCGATCAGGTCGGCAGCATTCCCGGCAGCTTCAAGCTGACGGCGGGTCTGGGCTGGGGCCGGCTTGGCAGTTCGGGCGCGATCGGTGCGCCGTTCGGCGGTCCGCGTCCGCCTTTCGACGCGCAGGATCGCGGCGGCAGCCCGTCATTCGATCAATGGTTCAGGGGCGATGCCGCACCCTTCGCGGGCGTGGAATGGCAGATCAATGACCGCTGGGGTCTGAAGGCGGAATACAGCTCGGACGCCTACGAGGCCGAGACCGTCCGGCGCAACGTGTTTACCCGCAAGTCCCGGTTCAACTTCGGTGCCGAGTATCAGTATTCCGACCGCCTTCGGATCGGTGCCTACTATCTCTATGGATCGGAATTCGGGATCAACGCCCAGTTGCAACTGAACCCCAAGCAGCCGCCGACCCCGTTGCGGGTGCTGCCGACGCCACCGATCGAGCCGCGTCCCAGCAGGGCCGCACAACCCGAGGTGTACGATACCGCCTGGGCGCAGAGCGAGAGCGCTCCCCGGACGCTCCGCGACCGGCTGAAACCGGTGCTGGAAAGCTATGGTCTGACGTTGGTGGCGCTTCAGGTCGGACCCGCCAGCGCGGAACTGCGGATGCGCAATGATACATACGGCGCCATGTCGGTGGCGGTGGGGCGCGCGGCGCGGGCCATGGCGCAGGTCTTGCCGGCCTCTGTCGAAACGTTCCGGATCGTGCCGATGCAGGAAGGCCTTGCACAGTCGGCGGTCATCATGCGCCGGTCCGACCTCGAGGCGCTGGAGTTCGACCCGCAGGCCGCCGAGGCGCTGCTGGCGGTTACGGGTTTCGGGGCTGCCACACCAGACCTGCCGGGCGCCGCAGTCAACGGCGATCTCTACCCGGATTTTGCCTGGTCCATTGGCCCCTATGTCGATCCCAGCTACTTCGACCCGGATGAACCCATTCG is a genomic window of Sulfitobacter alexandrii containing:
- a CDS encoding sugar transferase, with product MTWRKRIFDLFFASLLVVILAPVLIWLLGWLLIKEGRPLFFVAERMKGLDQPFHLWKLRTMTVVDRDQGVSGGDKSSRITPTGAWLRAKRLDEFPQLWNILKGDLSFVGPRPPLREYVERFPEIYGEVLKSRPGVTGLATIRFHKHEERLLARCQTAAETDDVYCRICVPRKARLDLIYQRNQSTCYDFDLVFQTIGNLFRRPDRPKIAKK
- a CDS encoding polysaccharide biosynthesis protein codes for the protein MLNLIKSFSKRQKRGILLTLDSVLVVLSIMFAIVAQALPGGLLENMIAYIPVLPYVLLVGIGVSMWLGVCSIQLNSYETAAIGMTGVFAMFLTITSIVVSNVLGLGMPLGVHLVFGAAFFSSVVISRAVLLQLVLAIYRRSTSRCRVLIYGAGTTGTQLVSALRGHENIEPVAFVDDNAAIQGLSVAQLPVYNPLRIADVARDKKIDRVLLAVPSLSLPKQAQIARRLEKMGLEVQTLPSFAQLIGEEALVDKLTPLSAQRFLNRAEVDDTITETTACYTQKVVLVSGAGGSIGAELCRQVLERRPKKLVLFELSEFALYNADMELRQLSENREIEIVPVLGSITDARQVRKVMADHGVQIVLHAAAYKHVPLVEANPLAGLVNNVFGTQTLAEQAAKAGVERFILISSDKAVRPTNIMGASKRLAELVIQDMARRSATKGGGTIFSMVRFGNVLGSSGSVVPLFQDQLSRGGPLTVTDKLVERYFMTVQEAVRLVLQAGAMAQGGEVFVLDMGKPVSIYQLARQVIESAGYTLRDEDNPDGDIEIEFTGLRAGEKMVEELTLSGERFPTQHPKIFSTREEGLSEIEIASATRRLREAFVASNEEMARGVVMRWVEGYARHARERKTS
- a CDS encoding YjbH domain-containing protein, translated to MKGTCIAALATVGVLGQPALADDTYDIFAMPDRPSLNFYGSPGLVDMPTAQALPDGQFAVGVSSFGGITRTTVTFQATPRLSASFRYVGIQDWNTDGFETYRDRSFDVRYQLRREGRIWPSLTVGLQDFAGTGIYAGEYVVATKTFDQVGSIPGSFKLTAGLGWGRLGSSGAIGAPFGGPRPPFDAQDRGGSPSFDQWFRGDAAPFAGVEWQINDRWGLKAEYSSDAYEAETVRRNVFTRKSRFNFGAEYQYSDRLRIGAYYLYGSEFGINAQLQLNPKQPPTPLRVLPTPPIEPRPSRAAQPEVYDTAWAQSESAPRTLRDRLKPVLESYGLTLVALQVGPASAELRMRNDTYGAMSVAVGRAARAMAQVLPASVETFRIVPMQEGLAQSAVIMRRSDLEALEFDPQAAEALLAVTGFGAATPDLPGAAVNGDLYPDFAWSIGPYVDPSYFDPDEPIRADAGVKGEFTFRPAAGWEIGGAVKHRLLGNIGDSARLSNSQLPRVRTDGILYARASDTSLENLYVSRQWKPGNDIYARVTAGYLERMFGGVSAEVLWKPVASRLALGAEANYVKQRAYSGLGFRDYNVATGHASAYYEFGGGYIGQLDVGRYLAGDVGGTVTLTREFSNGWRVGGFFTLTDVSSEEFGEGSFDKGINLSIPVSWFLGTPGKRTISTTIRPIQRDGGARLNVPGRLYEQVRSGHREAIESEWSRVWE